The Candidatus Poribacteria bacterium nucleotide sequence AGCTGCTCGATCCGGGATTTCAACCTCATCAGCATTTCCCTGTCCGCTTTGGCGATAGTGGAGATATACTTAGCCCTGGATAGCAGCTCTGAGGTGGAGTTGGAGGCCAGCAGGAGCGAGATGTATCCCCTGTCGAGCCCGTTATATCCGAACTTATACATCGCCCTCAGCCTCTCCGCTGCCTTCGCCCTCATAGCCCTCTCTTCGCGTGAAAGGCGGGCAATGTTCTCGGTGAGCTCCTTTATCCGCCTCTCCGTTCTGCTCACCTTTCTTCTATAGAAGGCCAGATCGCCCTCCATCCTTCTCAGGGATCTGTCAAGCCGCTCCAGATCGCCGAGGATGCTCTTCTCCCTCTCGGCGGTCTCGGATAACCTCCTCTCCACCCTCTCCTTCTGGAGCAGCTTCTGTTTCCTCTCGTTCCGAAGCCGATCGAGCCCGTCGTGCGGGATCTGCATCAGGTAGAGCGATATTAGGATGAGAATCCAGGATAACCCTGCCGACATAATTAGACCCTTTTGACCACGATCAGGGTGAGGTCGTCGAACTGGGGCTCATCCCCCTGAAACCGGATGACGTTCCGATATATCTCCTCCTTTATACGGACGGCAGATAGATGTCTGGTTTCAAGCGCCACTCGTTTCAACCTCTCATCCCCGAAGACCTCACCCTCGGAGTTGGTCGTCTCCGTCACGCCATCCGTATACAGGATCAGCACGTCTCCCGTTTTAAAGTGGAGCTTTCCGGTGGAGTAGCTCACGATATCGTTTTGGAACATTCCGAGCGGCAGACCGCCCTCGGTCAGATAGCTGATCTTCCCATCGTTTGATATCATCATGGGCGGGTTATGGCCTGCGTTGACGTATAGTGTAACGAAATCCTCGAGGTCGATCTCGCCGTAGAAGAAGGTAGCGAATTTCTCCGGGGGGGTGGTTTTAAACATCAGGGCGTTAAGGCTGGCGGCCACCTCAGAGGGGTCATCGTGATCATGTGCTTCCGCCTGAAGCCCTGCCCAGAGGCTGGCCATCATCAGTGCCGCCTGTATCCCCTTCCCGGCCACATCGCCTATGGAGATGCTGAGCCTGCCGTCCTTCCGTATATATCCATAGTAATCCCCTCCGATGCCCCGACACGGCACGCTCAGCCCGGATATCTCCAGCCCATCTATCTCCGGGTCGGATTCGGGGAGGAGATGTTTCTGTATATCGGCGGCGGCCTTGATATCCGCCTCTATCTCCCTCTTCTCAAGGGCTTCCCTGTAAAGCCTGACGTTCTCGATAGCGACGCCCGCCTGAAGGGCGAAGGTCGAGAGCAACGCCCCGTCCTCCTCCGTGAAATTCAATATTCCCCCATCCCTGCTTTCCTTGTCCCAAACAACCAGAACGCCGAGCGTCTGATGTTGCCCCCTTATCGGGGCCATCAGGAACTTGGTTCCGTCGAAGGGAAGGGTATCGCCGCCCTTAACCGAGAGGACCTCGTTCTCGTCGATAACCCTGGCCAACGCCCCATCCTTCAATTCGATCTCCATCCCGATCAGATCCTCGCCCTCAAACGATTTGGTCACGTGCAATCTCCTCCGTGATTCGTCCATCAACATTATGCAGCCGCCCCTGCAGTTTAAGAGGGCGACGGCCTGGGTGAGCACCTGATCCTGCAGTTCATCGAGATCTATCGATATGGAACTTATACCCATGCCGATCTCGTGTAACATCTCAAGCTGGAGGACTTTGTGATTGAGCTCGAAGTTGGCCGTGCGCAGCTGCTCGATCAGCTTGAAGTTGTAGATCCATACCGCCAGATAGGCGGCCATGAGGGAGAGCATCTCGATCTCCCATCCCTCCAGCTTCCCGCCGTCGAACTTGTCCCCCAATATCACGGCGCCGAGAAATCGGCCCGAGATGGTCAGGGGCAACATCAGGGATGCCCCTGACGGTAGATCGATCGGGCGGGGTGTGGTTATAAGGCCGCCGGATATCAGCCTCTGTATCTCCTCATCGCTCAGGTTGAATCCGGCGGAACTCTCCACACTCAATCTGCCCTTCTCGTCCTCATAGATCAGCACGGCGCCCCTGCTTAGGTTGAAGATCCTTAACATCTCCGTCAGCACGGATCGACATAACGAGCTTAGGTTCCCGGCCTGAGATGAGATGGATCTGACGATGGAACCGATCGAGGAGATCCTCGACTTCAAGACATCATCCATGGGTTTCTCCCAAATCATACTCCACCAAGCGGGACTCCCGCGATGTTAACATCATTTTATCATATCGCCCGATGCTTGACAACGAGTGGGAGATAATTTATCATTATGAATGTCCACGGCGTGCCTGTAGCTCAGTGGATAGAGCGTCAGACTCCGGATCTGAAGGTCGGGCGTTCGAATCGCCCCAGGCACGCCATCTGAAGGTTATCCGCCTTCCTGAACCTTACGACTCGGTGGAAGGTTGCAAAAGCTCCCACAGGATGGTAAAATTAGGGGGTTGTTTAGATCAAGAGGAGGTCGGTAATGCGCATATCCCTCGCCCACCTGTGGATGGGCGGTTTGATCCTGTCGGTTCTGCTTCTGACCTGTTTGGCTGGAATCACCCAGGAATATAAAGTCGGTCCCGGAGACATGCTTTACGTTGTGGTGTGGGGTTATGATGAGCTCAGCGGACTCGTGCCCGTATCGCCAGACGGCACCATAGCTCTCCCCTCACCGATCGGAATCGTTCAGGTGGAGGGGCTGACCACCAAGGAGATCAGCGATCTGCTGGCGAAAAGGCTTTCAGATTACATACGTAATCCTCAGGTTACGGTCTCGCTTAGGGAGTTCGGATATAACATCCATATCTATGGCGAGGTCGTCACCCCCGGATATTATAAAGTCCCTGATAAAACCACCCTCCAGGAGGTTATCTCGCGCGCTGGCGGGCTTACCCCCTACGCCGACGTGGAACATATAAGGATAACCTCCTTCAATAAGGATGGCTCCCGTAGGGTGAGGGTGATAAATTATCGTAAGTATCTCAGGGAAAACGACGAGTCCTCCAATCCCTTCGTTATGTCGGACGATCTCATATTCGTTCCCAGACTTAAAACTGAGGATTATCTGAAGAAGGTCGTCAGCGTCCTGGGTTCAGTTCAAAACCCCGGCGTCTTCGACCTGGAGGATGCGAAAAGGCTGATGGATGTGATCTCACTCGCGGGCGGATTTACCGTGGATGCCGATCTCGAAAAGGTCAGCGTAGTCGATCTCAGCACCGGCCGATATGACGTCCGGATAGTTAATCTAAAGAGATTTCTCCAGGAGAACGATCCCTCATGTAACCCGCCCATCCATCCCCGAACGGTGATATACGTTCCGAGCACGAGGATCCCTGAGGAGCTGACATATCCGATAAACGTGGTCGGTCAGGTTCTCAGACCAGGTGTATACCGCGTTAAGGCGGAGAAGGCGAGGGTGCTGGACGCCATCTTCTCCGCCGGAGGGTTCGCTCAAGGCGCCGATATAGAGAGGGTCACGGTGATACCGGATCAGGGGGAGATGAAAAGGCTGAATTTGAAGAGGTTCCTCACGGAAGGAGATATGTCACAAAACCCCCGTCTTAATGAAGGAGATACGGTTATAGTTCCCGTTTCCCCATTGGCCAAACAGCTTTCCGTCGTGGATACCGCCTTCGTCCCCTATAAAACGATCAGCGTGATAGGTGAGGTGAGAAACCCTGGAACCTTCCAGGTCCCAATTCACGCAACCCTGCTGGATCTCCTGATAATCGCCGGAGGAACCACGTCCACCGCCGATCTGGAAAGGGTGACGTTGATAAGAAAGGCGAGCGAGGGAAAGAAGTTCGAGATAGACGTAAAGCGGGTTTTAACCGAGGGCGAGTTCAACCTCCTTCCAAAGCTGGAATCCGGCGATACGGTCTTCATCCCTCAGAAAAAGGAGAGCATATGGCGTCAAATAGTAAGGTTGGCGGCAGATCTCTCAACCATAGCCGCCCTGATCCTGATCCTTATGGGACGCCGATAATGAGGTGGAGATATGGAATATACAACAGGCAATTTCGTGGAAGAGCAGGAGATCCACCTGCGTGATATACTGGTGGTTTTATCGGATAGAAAATGGATCGTCATCCTGGGGGCGGCCGCAGTTATCCTCGGCGCCGTGCTCTACCTGGTCATGGCGACCCCCATATATGAGGCCGAGGTCGTGATGCTCTACGAGAAATCCAACCCCACGGCGGCCCTCCTGGATACGGTGGACTTCAGGCTCTTTCAATCGGAACTGGAGCTGGAGGCCCAAAAGGCCTTCCTGATGAGCCCGATGGTGCTGAAGGAGTCGGTGAAAAAGCTGGAAAAACAGGGTATCATCCTGCCGATAAAGGAGGATGAGAGCGAGGAGGATTATTTCAAAGAGATCCTCGACCTCTCCTCGCCGAGGGGCTCGAAGGTGCTGAAACTGAAGGCACGGGCCGAATCACCCTCCGCCGCAGCTAAGATCGCCAACACGATCGCCCAGACCTTCGTCGAAAAACGGGCCGAGTGGAAAAGGGCGGACCTCGATAACGCCCTGGTCTTCCTCCAAAATCAGATCTCTGCAATCGACAGCAGGCTCAAAAAGGCATATGAGAAGCTCACCAAGTTCAAGGAGAAGGAGCATCTCGTGGAAACGCCCTCCTCAACCGGTATGATCATGGGAACGCTGCTCCAAAAACTGGGACAGATGCAGGAGGATCTGGAGAACACCAAAATAGAGATGGGACTGACACAGGCGAGCTTGGAATCGGTTAAATCTCTCATAGAGGAGAAGAAAAAAAGGCTGAACCCTGCTCTTCAGGAGATGACGGCCCCCGGCGGGTTAACCCCTCAGATCGATGCACTCAGACAGCAGATAATAAACCTGCAGTCAGAACTGGATACCAAACTGGATAAATACACCGAGAAACACTGGGAGGTGGTGGATCTCAAACGAAGGCTCGAATCGGCCCGTAAGAGGTTGAGGGAGGAACTGGCCAAGCTCAGCAAGGTCAAAGGCGAAACACTGGACCCGCTCTCGGAATGGCAGAATCTGATCTCACAGCAGATACAGCTTGAGGTTGGGCTCAAAGAGCTACAGGAGAAGAAGAAGCTGCTTGAGGCGAAGATCAACAAGTTTAAGGCCGATCACCCCGATCTGGTCACAAAGGACGTGGAGCTCATGCAACTGGAAAAGGAGCGAAGGATGCTGGAGGAGACGTCCAAGACGCTG carries:
- a CDS encoding SpoIIE family protein phosphatase — protein: MDDVLKSRISSIGSIVRSISSQAGNLSSLCRSVLTEMLRIFNLSRGAVLIYEDEKGRLSVESSAGFNLSDEEIQRLISGGLITTPRPIDLPSGASLMLPLTISGRFLGAVILGDKFDGGKLEGWEIEMLSLMAAYLAVWIYNFKLIEQLRTANFELNHKVLQLEMLHEIGMGISSISIDLDELQDQVLTQAVALLNCRGGCIMLMDESRRRLHVTKSFEGEDLIGMEIELKDGALARVIDENEVLSVKGGDTLPFDGTKFLMAPIRGQHQTLGVLVVWDKESRDGGILNFTEEDGALLSTFALQAGVAIENVRLYREALEKREIEADIKAAADIQKHLLPESDPEIDGLEISGLSVPCRGIGGDYYGYIRKDGRLSISIGDVAGKGIQAALMMASLWAGLQAEAHDHDDPSEVAASLNALMFKTTPPEKFATFFYGEIDLEDFVTLYVNAGHNPPMMISNDGKISYLTEGGLPLGMFQNDIVSYSTGKLHFKTGDVLILYTDGVTETTNSEGEVFGDERLKRVALETRHLSAVRIKEEIYRNVIRFQGDEPQFDDLTLIVVKRV
- a CDS encoding SLBB domain-containing protein translates to MRISLAHLWMGGLILSVLLLTCLAGITQEYKVGPGDMLYVVVWGYDELSGLVPVSPDGTIALPSPIGIVQVEGLTTKEISDLLAKRLSDYIRNPQVTVSLREFGYNIHIYGEVVTPGYYKVPDKTTLQEVISRAGGLTPYADVEHIRITSFNKDGSRRVRVINYRKYLRENDESSNPFVMSDDLIFVPRLKTEDYLKKVVSVLGSVQNPGVFDLEDAKRLMDVISLAGGFTVDADLEKVSVVDLSTGRYDVRIVNLKRFLQENDPSCNPPIHPRTVIYVPSTRIPEELTYPINVVGQVLRPGVYRVKAEKARVLDAIFSAGGFAQGADIERVTVIPDQGEMKRLNLKRFLTEGDMSQNPRLNEGDTVIVPVSPLAKQLSVVDTAFVPYKTISVIGEVRNPGTFQVPIHATLLDLLIIAGGTTSTADLERVTLIRKASEGKKFEIDVKRVLTEGEFNLLPKLESGDTVFIPQKKESIWRQIVRLAADLSTIAALILILMGRR
- a CDS encoding polysaccharide biosynthesis tyrosine autokinase; protein product: MEYTTGNFVEEQEIHLRDILVVLSDRKWIVILGAAAVILGAVLYLVMATPIYEAEVVMLYEKSNPTAALLDTVDFRLFQSELELEAQKAFLMSPMVLKESVKKLEKQGIILPIKEDESEEDYFKEILDLSSPRGSKVLKLKARAESPSAAAKIANTIAQTFVEKRAEWKRADLDNALVFLQNQISAIDSRLKKAYEKLTKFKEKEHLVETPSSTGMIMGTLLQKLGQMQEDLENTKIEMGLTQASLESVKSLIEEKKKRLNPALQEMTAPGGLTPQIDALRQQIINLQSELDTKLDKYTEKHWEVVDLKRRLESARKRLREELAKLSKVKGETLDPLSEWQNLISQQIQLEVGLKELQEKKKLLEAKINKFKADHPDLVTKDVELMQLEKERRMLEETSKTLQAKLEEMRLMKEMRTSDVDIVKEAIEPRFPVKPKTKLTLALAIVLGAMFGVGLAFLLEYMDNTIRTKEDVDRYLGISAIGIIPKLDEKQLKSVQLKPLPNPGGDGSSNGNPGTAVAVKRRRSEYRKQIEELIKRKLTNLKPRNPIIESYRTIRANIRYASIDRDVRSLLITSVLPREGKSLFITNLAITFAKSGTRTALVDCDLHRPKLHHMFGFDKSPGLSELLTDQVEGETIEEKIERAIRETDVENLYLITSGNLPPNPGDLLVSERLNEILKSLRSGFDMVLIDSPPISLISDTSVLATRVDSTILVVRVGMAKIPAILQAKEMLENLGANIFGVVLNDLDVKSRRYSGYYYYSKYSDYYSPEEEEEG